In Macaca nemestrina isolate mMacNem1 chromosome 11, mMacNem.hap1, whole genome shotgun sequence, a single window of DNA contains:
- the LOC105468208 gene encoding LOW QUALITY PROTEIN: heterogeneous nuclear ribonucleoprotein A3-like (The sequence of the model RefSeq protein was modified relative to this genomic sequence to represent the inferred CDS: inserted 1 base in 1 codon; substituted 1 base at 1 genomic stop codon): MEVKPPPGRPQPDSGRRRRRRGEEGHDPKEPEQLRKLFIGGLSFETTDDSXREHFEKWGTLTDCVVMRDPQTKRSRGFGFVTYSCVEEVDAAMCARPHKVDGRVVEPKRAVSREDSVKPGAHLTVKKIFVGGIKEDTEEYNLRDYFEKYGKIETIEVMEDRQSGKKRGFAFVTFDDHDTVDKIVVQKYHTINGHNCEVKKALSKQEMQSAGSQRGRGGGSGNFMGRGGNFGGGGGNFAXGGNFGGRGGYGGGGGGSRGSYGGGDGGYNGFGGDGGNYGGGPGYSSRGGYGGGGPGYGNQGGGYGGGGGGYDGYNEGGNFGGNYGGGGNYNDFGNYSGQQQSNYGPMKGGSFGGRSSGSPYGGGYGSGGGSGGYGSRRF; this comes from the exons ATGGAGGTAAAACCGCCACCCGGTCGCCCCCAGCCCGACTCCGGCCGTCGCCGTCGCCGCCGGGGGGAGGAGGGCCATGATCCAAAGGAACCAGAGCAGTTGAGAAAACTGTTTATTGGTGGTCTGAGCTTTGAAACTACAGATGATAGTTGAAGAGAACATTTTGAGAAATGGGGCACACTCACAGATTGTGTGGTAATGAGAGACCCCCAAACAAAACGTTCCAGGGGCTTTGGTTTTGTGACTTATTCTTGTGTTGAAGAGGTGGATGCAGCAATGTGTGCTCGACCACACAAGGTTGATGGGCGTGTAGTGGAACCAAAGAGAGCTGTTTCTAGAGAGGATTCTGTAAAGCCTGGTGCCCATCTAACAGTGAAGAAAATTTTTGTTGGTGGTATTAAAGAAGATACAGAAGAATATAATTTGAGAGACTACTTTGAAAAGTATGGCAAAATTGAAACCATAGAAGTTATGGAAGACAGGCAGAGTGGAAAAAAGAGAGGATTTGCTTTTGTAACTTTTGATGATCATGATACAGTTGATAAAATTGTTGTTCAGAAATACCACACTATTAATGGGCATAATTGTGAAGTGAAAAAGGCCCTTTCTAAACAAGAGATGCAGTCTGCTGGATCACAGAGAGGTCGTGGAGGTGGATCTGGCAATTTTATGGGTCGTGGAGGAAACTTTGGAGGTGGTGGAGGTAATTTTG GTGGTGGAAACTTTGGTGGAAGAGGAGGctatggtggtggaggtggtggtagCAGAGGTAGTTATGGAGGAGGTGATGGTGGATATAATGGATTTGGAGGTGATGGTGGCAACTATGGCGGTGGTCCTGGTTATAGTAGTAGAGGGGGCTATGGTGGTGGTGGACCAGGATATGGAAACCAAGGTGGTGGATATGGTGGCGGTGGTGGAGGATATGATGGTTACAATGAAGGAGGAAATTTTGGCGGTAACTATGGTGGTGGTGGGAACTATAATGATTTTGGAAATTATAGTGGACAACAGCAGTCAAATTATGGACCCATGAAAGGGGGCAGTTTTGGTGGAAGAAGCTCGGGCAGTCCCTATGGTGGTGGTTATGGATCTGGTGGTGGAAGTGGTGGATATGGTAGCAGAAGGTTCTAA